Proteins from one Drosophila gunungcola strain Sukarami chromosome 3R, Dgunungcola_SK_2, whole genome shotgun sequence genomic window:
- the LOC128263792 gene encoding LOW QUALITY PROTEIN: protein fork head (The sequence of the model RefSeq protein was modified relative to this genomic sequence to represent the inferred CDS: substituted 2 bases at 2 genomic stop codons) encodes MQKLYAEPPPSSAPVSMASGPPSGGGGGGGGGGGGGGGGPPPPSNNNPNPTSNGGSMSPLARSAYTMNSMGLPVGGMSSVSPQAAATFSSSVLDSAAAVASMSASMSASMSASMSASMNASMNGSMGAAAAMNSMGGNCMTPSSMSYASMGSPLGNMGGCMAMSAAGLSGSYGAMPPGTREMETGSPNSLGRSRVDKPTTYRRSYTHAKPPYSYISLITMAIQNNPTRMLTLSEIYQFIMDLFPFYRQNQQRWQNSIRHSLSFNDCFVKIPRTPDKPGKGSFWTLHPDSGNMFENGCYLRRQKRFKDEKKEAIRQLHKSPSHSSLEATSPGKKDHEDSHHMHHHHHSRLDHHQHHKEAPIAGVNVLSAAHSKDAEALAMLHANAELCLSQQPQHVPSHHHHQHHQLQQEELSAMMAQRCHPSLISDYHSSMHPLKQEPSGYTPSSHPFSINRLLPTESKADIKMYDMSQYAGYNALSPLTNSHAALGQDSYYQSLGYHAPAGTTSLXHHQYPLAXGRAEQMLRSQQQQHQQQQQHLQQQQQHQQQQQHLQQQQLQQQQQQQQAAQQLASASNTPATSAKASGKAGSGSGSGSGSGSGSSSNYSQKLQQQQQQQQQQQQQQQQQAQQQQQHQQHQQQQQLLQELQQEDSSNITSDLSEEQLQQHQAAQQQLYNNYQQYAAAAGYRNWNHSLAFNGAAALQNLL; translated from the coding sequence ATGCAGAAGCTCTACGCGGAGCCGCCGCCCAGCAGTGCTCCGGTGAGCATGGCCAGCGGTCCTCCCTCGGGCGGCGGAGggggcggcggaggaggagggggcggaggaggaggtggtcCGCCACCgcccagcaacaacaatccaAATCCCACCAGCAACGGAGGCAGCATGAGTCCGCTGGCCCGCTCCGCCTACACAATGAACAGCATGGGTCTGCCGGTGGGCGGCATGTCGTCCGTTTCCCCCCAAGCGGCGGCCACCTTCAGCTCCAGCGTCCTGGATTCCGCAGCGGCGGTGGCCAGCATGAGTGCCAGTATGAGTGCCAGCATGAGTGCCAGTATGAGTGCCAGCATGAATGCCAGCATGAATGGCAGCATGGGTGCGGCGGCGGCCATGAACTCGATGGGCGGCAACTGCATGACGCCCAGCTCGATGAGCTATGCCAGCATGGGCTCGCCGCTGGGGAACATGGGCGGCTGCATGGCCATGTCGGCGGCGGGGCTGAGCGGCAGCTATGGTGCCATGCCGCCGGGCACGCGGGAAATGGAGACGGGCAGCCCCAATTCGCTGGGCAGATCACGGGTGGACAAGCCCACCACGTACAGGAGGAGCTACACGCATGCCAAGCCGCCGTACAGCTACATTTCGCTGATCACCATGGCCATACAGAACAATCCCACACGGATGCTGACGCTGTCGGAGATCTACCAGTTCATCATGGACCTGTTTCCGTTCTACAGGCAGAACCAGCAGCGCTGGCAGAACTCCATCCGGCACTCGCTCAGCTTCAACGATTGCTTTGTGAAGATCCCGCGGACGCCGGACAAGCCGGGCAAGGGCTCCTTCTGGACGCTGCACCCGGACTCGGGCAACATGTTCGAGAACGGCTGCTATCTGAGGCGGCAGAAGCGCTTCAAGGACGAGAAGAAGGAGGCCATCCGGCAGCTGCACAAGAGTCCGTCGCACAGCAGCTTGGAGGCCACCAGTCCGGGTAAGAAGGACCACGAGGACTCGCACCACatgcaccaccaccaccatagCCGGCTGGatcaccaccagcaccacaaGGAGGCCCCCATTGCGGGCGTGAATGTGCTGAGTGCGGCGCACAGCAAGGATGCGGAGGCACTGGCCATGCTGCATGCCAATGCGGAGCTGTGCCTCAGCCAGCAGCCGCAGCACGTGCccagccaccaccaccaccagcaccaccagctgcagcaggaggagctgTCCGCCATGATGGCCCAAAGGTGCCATCCGTCGCTGATCAGCGACTACCACTCGTCGATGCATCCGCTGAAGCAGGAGCCCTCCGGCTACACGCCCTCCAGCCACCCCTTCTCCATCAACCGCCTGCTGCCCACGGAGTCGAAGGCGGACATCAAGATGTACGACATGAGCCAGTACGCCGGCTACAACGCGCTCAGTCCGCTGACCAACTCACACGCTGCCTTAGGCCAGGACTCCTACTACCAGAGCCTCGGCTACCATGCGCCCGCCGGCACCACGAGCTTGTGACATCACCAATACCCGCTGGCTTAAGGACGCGCGGAGCAGATGCTGCgctcgcagcagcagcagcaccagcagcagcagcagcacttgcagcagcagcagcagcaccagcagcagcaacagcacttgcaacagcagcagctgcagcagcaacagcagcagcagcaggcggcgCAGCAACTGGCATCCGCTTCCAAcacaccagcaacatcagccaAGGCCAGCGGTAAAGCGGgttcgggatcgggatcgggatcgggatcgggatcagGCTCTAGCTCCAACTACTCACagaaactgcagcagcaacagcaacagcagcagcagcaacaacagcagcagcaacagcaggcccagcagcagcagcaacaccagcaacaccagcagcagcagcaattgctGCAGGAGCTGCAACAGGAGGACTCCTCGAACATCACCAGCGATCTGAGCgaggagcaactgcagcaacacCAGGCGGCACAGCAGCAGTTGTACAACAACTACCAGCAATATGCCGCAGCGGCTGGCTACCGAAACTGGAATCACAGCCTGGCTTTCAATGGGGCCGCCGCCCTGCAGAATctgctgtag